The Acinetobacter sp. WCHA45 DNA window GTCGAAGGACAATTACTACAAAGCCAACAACGTAAAGCAGATGGTACCACCAGCACCAGCTACCAATACGATGCAATGGGTAATCTATTACAGGAAAACCGTAGCACAGGCGATATCCTCAGCTATGGCTACGATCTGGCAGGTAACAAGCTATTTGTGAAAGCCAAAAATGGACAACATGAAAAGATCACGACCTATCAATACGATGCGTTGAACCGACTGATCAGCACCACAGACCATTTAGGCACAACCAGTTACAACTACAATGCCGTGGGTAACCGCCTGAACGAAGTTAAGCCGAACGGTATCATCACAGGCTATGCCTATGATGAACGTAACCGCCTGACTGCGATTGCCCATGCCAAGGCAGGACAAGTAATTGCCAGCTATGCCTATGTTCTGGATGCGGCAGGACAACGCCTCAGCATGATTGAACATACAGGACGCAGCACGATATGGAGCTATGATGCGGCAGGGCGTTTACTTGAGGAAAACATCCAGAACGGACAAAACCCACAGAGTACCCAGTACCAATACGATGCGGTAGGCAACCGTATTGAACAAACCGTGAACAACATCAAAACCACGTACCAATACGATGCAAATGACCGACTAAGCAGCGAAAACAAGGCAGGTAGCCTTACTGAATACAGCTACGACCCACAAGGGAATCTGCTCAGTGAAACCAAACAGGGACAAGCAACGACTTACCAATACAATGCAGAAAATGAACTGACGCAAACGCAGCAGGCAGGACAGCAAATTCAGTATAGCTATGACCTGAATGGTATACGCACAGAGCAAGACAATAATGGACTCAAAACCCATTATCTGAATGACCACAACGTGCCGTATGCGTCAGTATTGATGGAACTACAAAACCAGCAACCGACAGCGACTTATACCTATGGTGATGACTTGATCAGTTACCATCAAGGCACAGGCAGCCAATACTATCTATACGATGCGTTGGGCAGTACCAGAGCACTGACCAATGAAAATGGACAAATCACAGATAGCTATAACTACGATGCGTTTGGGGCAAACACCGAACATCAGGGTAGTAGCAATAACAAATACCAATATGCAGGTGAACAGAAAGACAGTACAGGCAACTACTACTTAAGAGCGAGATACTACAATCCTAACATTGGACGCTTTACCCAGATGGATAGCTATATGGGGCAAAGCAACAATCCGATTACCTTGCATAAGTATCTGTATGCTAATGCCAACCCTGTGATGTATACCGATTCGAGTGGGTACATGGCATTAGGTTTTGGTTTTGTAATGCCGAGTATGAGCTGGGGGCTATCTTCTGCGGCAATTGGTTCTACCGCTATGAAAACGCTAACTGTAGGCTTATTAACTGCTGGAGTTGTTGGTGGTAGCGATGCTCTTATTGATTATATTCATAAAAATGCAAAAGCATTTGATAAAGAAATTGAACAAGTTAGGATTAGAGAACGTGAGAGAGTGTTCGCTAGGTCAAAGGGGCGACCTATCAGGTACTATTATAGTAGTCGTTTACAAATTATTGAAATTGCAGCATTTGGAGGGAGAGAGTCTGCTGAGAAATACTCAGGGCGATTGGGTAATGGTGTCACAAAACCAACAGGCTTTTATGGTACGCCTATTCAACCATGGGATAAAAACTTCACGCAACAGCAATTATCAACACTTTTTTATGCAACCCCTAATAGAGATGTAAGTTGGTTTCTTGCCTTTGATGGGACAACTTGTATTCCTGTGCCTTTAACACCATATGAGTGTTATGTCCCTGGAGCATCTTCTGGCTTTGTACCTTTAGATATTATTACAATTGGACCTAATTTGATGAGACCAAAATAGATGAAGCTTGAGTGTAAAATTTCAACCGTAGATGGTGAAGAAAACATAGAGATTGATTTACTAGATTTCATAAAATACACTAATTTATCAATCTCAGCCTTTTTATTATATGGATGGTTTATCAATTTAAATGCTTTAAATGATTATCTTTCTAAAGGCTATGTAAATGATGTAGGAGATATTGGGGTTTTATCATGGACTCCAATTAAGGTTATTTCTACAGATTATCAACAGTTAATAAATGAAATTGAGCTTATCTATGGTAAAAAAATAATTAAACATCCAGAATTAGAAAATTGTCAAAGTTATAAAGATTGGTGGCGTATGCAAATACGTTTAGCAAATATGGAGCGTAAAAAGAAAACAATCTGAGTCAATAAATTTATTTAGTTCTTTCTACTATGGCTATGACTTGGCAGGTAACAAGCTCTATGTGAAAGCTAAAAATGGACAGCATGAAAAGATCACGACTTATCAATATGATGTGTTGAGTCGTTTAATCAGTACCACAGACCATTTAGGCACAACCAGTTACAACTACAATGCCGTGGGTAACCGCCTGAACGAAGTTAAGCCGAACGGTATCATCACAGGCTATGCCTATGATGAACGTAACCGCCTGACTGCGATTGCCCATGCCAAGGCAGGACAAGTAATTGCCAGCTATGCCTATGTTCTGGATGCGGCAGGACAACGCCTCAGCATGATTGAACATACAGGACGCAGCACGATATGGAGCTATGATGCGGCAGGGCGTTTACTTGAGGAAAACATCCAGAACGGACAAAACCCACAGAGTACCCAGTACCAGTACGATGCTGTAGGCAACCGTATTGAACAAACCGTGAACAACATCAAAACCACGTACCAATACGATGGCAATGACCGACTTATAACCGAAGACAAGGCAGGCAGTCTGACTGAATACAGTTATGACCCACAAGGCAATCTACTGAGTGAAACCAAACAGGGACAAACGACCTCTTACCAGTACAATGCGGAAAATGAACTAACGCAAACCCAGCAGGCAGGACAGCAGATCCAGTACAACTATGACTTTAACGGTATACGCACAGAGCAGGACAATAATGGATTCAAAACCCATTATCTGAATGACCACAACATGCCGTATGCGTCAGTATTGATGGAACTGCAAAACCAGCAACCGACAGCGACTTATACCTATGGTGATGACTTGATCAGTTACCATCAAGGCACAGGCAGTCAATACTATCTATACGATGCGCTGGGCAGTACTAGAGGACTGACCAATGAAAATGGACAGATGACGGATAGCTATAACTACGATGCGTTTGGTGCAAACACCGAACATCAGGGTAGTAGTAATAACAAATACCAGTATGCAGGAGAACAGAAAGACAGTACAGGCAACTACTACTTAAGAGCGAGATACTACAATCCGAACATTGGACGCTTTACCCAAATGGACAGCTATATGGGGCAAAGCAACAATCCGATTACCTTGCATAAGTATCTGTATGCTAATGCCAACCCTGTGATGTATACCGATCCGAGTGGGTATATGTTTAGTCTGTCAGGAGTAATGAGTGGTATTAGTATGCAAGCAGGTTTGGCAACTATGCGTTATGGTGCAGTCTCCATTGGTAGAACAATGTTAGGAGGTTTGACTAAGCCATTATTGGGTAGTTCGGCAATGTCACATGTTAGTGGTGCCGCATTAGCAGGTCTGGTTTATAACACTGCAATAAATTATTGTCAGAAGAATGAAGACTGCAAACCACAAATCCCTATTATATTTTATGGTTTGGAGCATTATGCATTAACTAGTCATATTAGTGATGCTCAATTTGGAGATGGTAGTAATAGTTCTCCTATTAGTGCTTTATTGAAGAGACAGTATAAACCCCATGAAAGAGGATGGTTATCAACAAAGTTAGTTAAAGATATTTGCCCATCTCCTCGCCCTGAAAGTAAGCAATGTGATGAATATCCTTTTGCATCAGCTCAACAAGGAGGGGAAAGCAATTACTTATTAGGAGAGGTATCTTTAAAATTGATAGATGGCTCTACTAATGAGTCAGGAGGTCGATTATTAGGTCGAATGTACAGAAAAGATGGAACATCACATGGAGATAATTATTTGGTTCTAGCAAGTAATCTATATCCGATAAGTTTTTATATTACACGGAAAGGTAAATTTGGGAGATAAATATGGCTGAATCTATATATATTGGGAATATTGATACTTGGCTTTCTCTTATGATGGAACTATCTCAGGTTGAGAGGTATAGGAGTTTGTTAGATTTTTTTGATGAGGATGAATTATCTGAATTAAAAATGGATATTTTAAAAATAATAGATAATTTTAATGCTAATAGAGGGCGGTATGAAAGTTTAATATCTAAATATCCATTTAAATTAACTAAAGCATTTTCTGATTTATGGTTATCAGGGATGGTTGATTTTATTGAAGTTTTTATTAGATTAAAATATAGGCATAAAAATGGTTTTCAACCAAAAGATAGTAGTCACTATGGAGAGGTATTCTATCTTCCATGTAAAGTGTTTGATTATAAAAAGTCTTGTGGTATATATGAAAAGCTTACTAATGCAAGATCTTATATGGAAGAAATATTTGAAGATAAATCATCACAAGAATATTATTTATATCCTAATGACGAATATGGGCTAGTAGCACCAAGCTTAGATTCTCTAAAAAGAATGTATTTAATTGCTGAGGGGGAAGTTGAAGTTAATGGTTCCTTAATTTTTATAAATACTGATAGTTATGTTAGAAATAAGGAATATGAAGTTGCTTTATGGAGCATATCGGAAAGTACAGTAAAAAGATACCCTAATATAGCAGAAATGGTAATGCAAGAAATCGTTTATACTTATTTTTTTAAAAATAATAGAAATGATTTTTCTAAAGAATTGCTGAAAATAATTCAATATTAATTTTTATATAAAGTAATTATTACAATTTTGAGTGTAAGTTTAGGTTGATAATCGAAGTGGTGGGCGATTATTAGGTGGTATGTTAAAAGCTGATAGGACTGTTGCTGGTAGAGATTCTTATATTGTATTGGCGCACTCAATGGTTCCCTTAAGTTTTTATTGGACTCGTAAAGGAAAAATTAGAATGACTAAGGGTATTGACCCAGATATGGAGTAAAAGATGAAACTACCCAAAATATGGAAAAAAGAAATGGAATTTCCAAGAACACCATTAAATGATATTCACTCAGGGTATTCTGGTACACCTGACGTATGGAAAGAATTTTTTATAGAATTTATTGAAAATTATGAGCATTATAAAGATGAGTGTATTCTTTTTGAAAAGAGTGATTTCAGTCAGTTGAAGTCAGAGTATTTAGATTTCATTAAGAGTTCTAAT harbors:
- a CDS encoding RHS repeat-associated core domain-containing protein gives rise to the protein MAGNKLYVKAKNGQHEKITTYQYDVLSRLISTTDHLGTTSYNYNAVGNRLNEVKPNGIITGYAYDERNRLTAIAHAKAGQVIASYAYVLDAAGQRLSMIEHTGRSTIWSYDAAGRLLEENIQNGQNPQSTQYQYDAVGNRIEQTVNNIKTTYQYDGNDRLITEDKAGSLTEYSYDPQGNLLSETKQGQTTSYQYNAENELTQTQQAGQQIQYNYDFNGIRTEQDNNGFKTHYLNDHNMPYASVLMELQNQQPTATYTYGDDLISYHQGTGSQYYLYDALGSTRGLTNENGQMTDSYNYDAFGANTEHQGSSNNKYQYAGEQKDSTGNYYLRARYYNPNIGRFTQMDSYMGQSNNPITLHKYLYANANPVMYTDPSGYMFSLSGVMSGISMQAGLATMRYGAVSIGRTMLGGLTKPLLGSSAMSHVSGAALAGLVYNTAINYCQKNEDCKPQIPIIFYGLEHYALTSHISDAQFGDGSNSSPISALLKRQYKPHERGWLSTKLVKDICPSPRPESKQCDEYPFASAQQGGESNYLLGEVSLKLIDGSTNESGGRLLGRMYRKDGTSHGDNYLVLASNLYPISFYITRKGKFGR